The following proteins are co-located in the Argopecten irradians isolate NY chromosome 9, Ai_NY, whole genome shotgun sequence genome:
- the LOC138330533 gene encoding tyrosinase-like protein 1 — MKPATGLLITGISILFIRGQYQYSISRDRKCQQYIGSHGNIEITQEDDSVFCFHQHLYQSALDASPTDAMLLYIRELLWKSLSRCHGNGSEEWRQWLTKEKVCNNGTCRMEERRINICKKGQNESKTKATTSKGCRMNNADNGNSNNTCEVRRTNHTKAEKKAHHCSWIRKEVRAMNRSEWTQFVNRLNILKEAIPVRGHRSFVPYDVISDLHRSNESLHSSHGGPNFLGWHRMYLLLLEAAIGVPIPYWDSRLDYDMTDPTDSILWTSEFFGPGFGLEDSGPFANWKTPDNESLVRNIGNNGSLVSSDMVKTILRYRRHSRAVEPILNSIEDIHEGPHRWVDGQMSSLETAPQDPIFFLHHSFIDYIWYMFRKKLRKRGEINPALDYPCKGPESHHSYATMFPYGNLPNIYGYSDHLESLTHYVPSPKCPDCGNSAYLYCDHGIRRCKSKAVTAQTSNIRNEKIKKIRYRIRAIGIIHLGRKFELHIIDQRTRGDTLTFLPLIDRVVNV; from the exons ATGAAG cCCGCGACTGGTTTGTTAATTACTGGGATAAGCATTCTTTTCATCAGAGGTCAATATCAATATAGTATTAGTCGCGATCGGAAATGTCAACAATATATTGGTAGTCATGGCAACATTGAAATAACGCAAGAAGACGAcagtgtgttttgttttcatcaacATCTGTATCAATCCGCGCTTGACGCTTCACCCACAGATGCTATGCTTCTGTACATTCGCGAACTTCTATGGAAATCCTTGTCACGTTGTCATGGTAATGGTTCTGAAGAATGGCGACAATGGCTTACAAAAGAAAAAGTATGCAATAATGGAACATGTAGGATGGAGGAACGaagaataaatatatgtaagaaaggacaaaatgaaagtaaaacGAAAGCAACGACTAGTAAGGGTTGTAGAATGAATAATGCAGATAATGGAAATAGTAATAATACGTGTGAGGTAAGGCGAACAAATCATACCAAAGCTGAGAAGAAAGCACATCACTGCAGCTGGATACGGAAAGAAGTGAGAGCAATGAACAGATCTGAATGGACGCAATTTGTAAATAGACTCAACATCCTGAAGGAAGCAATT CCTGTGCGAGGACACAGGTCGTTCGTGCCATATGACGTCATCTCTGACCTCCACAGAAGTAACGAATCGCTCCACTCGTCACATGGAGGCCCTAACTTTCTTGGCTGGCACAGGATGTATCTTCTGTT ACTTGAAGCCGCCATTGGAGTCCCTATCCCTTACTGGGACAGCCGACTCGACTACGACATGACTGATCCAACAGACTCTATTTTATGGACGTCAGAATTTTTCGGTCCTGGTTTCGGATTAGAAGATTCCGGTCCATTCGCAAACTGGAAAACTCCGGACAATGAATCCTTGGTGAGAAACATAGGAAACAATGGCAGCCTTGTGTCGTCAGATATGGTTAAAACCATCTTACGATACAGACGACACTCACGGGCTGTGGAACCAATCCTTAACTCTATAGAGGATATTCACGAAGGTCCTCACCGCTGGGTGGACGGTCAGATGTCCAGTCTGGAAACCGCTCCACAAGATCCGATCTTCTTCCTCCATCATAGTTTTATAGATTACATTTGGTACATGTTCCGGAAAAAACTTCGGAAACGGGGAGAAATCAACCCAGCACTGGATTACCCATGTAAAGGTCCGGAGTCTCACCATTCATATGCTACCATGTTTCCTTATGGGAACCTCCCCAATATCTATGGTTATAGTGACCATTTGGAAAGCCTGACACATTACGTTCCCTCTCCGAAGTGTCCGGACTGCGGAAACAGTGCTTATCTTTATTGTGACCACGGTATTAGACGATGCAAGTCAAAAGCAGTCACGGCACAAACAAGTAACATCAGAAAtgagaaaattaagaaaattcgATATAGAATACGTGCAATCGGAATTATTCACCTGGGACGAAAGTTTGAACTTCATATAATTGACCAACGAAC
- the LOC138331483 gene encoding tyrosinase-like protein: MMKAMAGLVLACVAGFMVISVRGQLSQPSAIGNCEQFRDQRGQFQITENDESMYCFHRGLYESVIVEFSLAEAPEMYTQSLLKNALSRCITGRQRKPKTNQSTTKAKPAAAKAGTPAKPQKVCKSRKCRRARYRKRVKRTAVETQPIRVRVKRQSRSRGKCDWIRKEVRTLSRPEWEKFTRRMNILKRQISIPGSGSFIPYDIISDMHRGSPNLDGAYGGPGFPGWNRLYLLVIEAALGMPVPYWDSRKDFDMDEPTQSVLWTDLFYGPGVGIVDSGPFAGWITSDKTSLRRDIGTGGSLMSQCMVEQLLKSKNHGPFVEPTLRSISLEKYQSGVHRWVGEQLSLRRTASQDPIFFLHRSFVDYIWRMFRDTLRSKYIKPSLDYPEKGSSAHDPTMWMLPFGNLPNTVGYSDFIERLTEFGDSPACPKCGNSEFLICDTVLNRCKSKAKVIMDKAVAAETREYRRQALAPKLRGKKFKPVESDPRTQGNPF; this comes from the exons ATGATGAAGGCCATGGCGGGTTTGGTATTAGCCTGTGTGGCGGGATTTATGGTGATTTCTGTCCGTGGACAACTATCACAGCCTTCAGCTATCGGAAATTGTGAACAATTTCGTGATCAACGAGGACAATTCCAAATAACAGAAAATGATGAAAGCATGTACTGCTTCCATAGAGGCCTTTACGAATCCGTCATCGTTGAATTCTCCTTAGCCGAAGCCCCGGAGATGTACACCCAGTCACTACTGAAAAATGCCTTGTCAAGGTGTATCACAGGTAGGCAGAGAAAACCAAAGACTAACCAATCCACAACCAAAGCCAAGCCAGCAGCAGCGAAAGCAGGAACACCTGCAAAACCCCAGAAGGTCTGCAAATCAAGGAAGTGCAGAAGAGCGCGTTACAGGAAACGTGTTAAAAGAACTGCAGTCGAGACTCAGCCTATAAGGGTACGGGTAAAGAGACAAAGCAGGAGCCGAGGCAAATGTGATTGGATACGAAAAGAGGTCCGGACATTGTCGAGGCCGGAATGGGAGAAATTTACTAGACGAATGAACATCCTGAAGAGACAAATC TCAATTCCTGGATCTGGCTCCTTTATCCCTTATGACATCATCTCCGACATGCATCGTGGTTCGCCGAACCTTGACGGCGCTTATGGTGGACCTGGCTTCCCCGGCTGGAATAGATTGTATCTCCTCGT AATTGAGGCTGCCCTTGGAATGCCCGTACCCTACTGGGACAGTAGGAAAGACTTCGATATGGATGAACCTACTCAGTCCGTTCTGTGGACAGACCTCTTTTACGGTCCCGGGGTTGGCATCGTGGATTCAGGGCCATTCGCGGGATGGATAACATCAGACAAGACTTCACTGAGGCGTGATATAGGCACTGGAGGTAGCCTCATGAGCCAGTGCATGGTGGAGCAACTCTTAAAATCTAAAAACCACGGTCCTTTCGTTGAACCAACACTTAGGAGCATCTCGTTAGAAAAGTATCAATCCGGAGTTCATCGTTGGGTGGGTGAGCAACTCTCGCTTCGCAGAACTGCATCCCAGGatccaatattttttcttcaccGCAGTTTTGTTGATTATATATGGCGGATGTTTAGGGACACATTGCGGAGCAAATACATCAAACCGTCATTGGATTATCCTGAGAAAGGATCGTCTGCGCATGACCCCACCATGTGGATGCTTCCGTTTGGTAATCTTCCGAACACTGTAGGCTATAGTGACTTTATTGAGCGACTTACGGAATTTGGTGACTCGCCAGCTTGTCCTAAATGTGGCAACAGCGAGTTCTTAATATGCGACACTGTACTTAACAGATGCAAATCGAAGGCCAAGGTCATCATGGACAAGGCTGTTGCTGCCGAGACGCGGGAGTATCGAAGACAGGCCCTGGCACCAAAGCTCCGCGGGAAAAAATTCAAACCTGTCGAAAGCGACCCTAGAACTCAAGGAAACcctttttag